The Stigmatopora argus isolate UIUO_Sarg chromosome 16, RoL_Sarg_1.0, whole genome shotgun sequence genome has a window encoding:
- the kdm2bb gene encoding lysine (K)-specific demethylase 2Bb isoform X2, which translates to MWPSYLKQSQTEGTNMISEMKYPKVQRYCLMSVKGCYTDFHIDFGGTSVWYHVFKGQKVFWLVPPTLHNLALYEDWVLSGKQSDIFLGDRADGCQRVELRQGYTFFIPSGWIHAVYTPEDTLVFGGNILHSFNIPMQLTIHEIENRTKVHSKFRFPFYYEMCWYVLERYIHCLSKRSYLSQDINKEPLFMDYETKVDMGSPCSDSRSRDNEEDWCDSQLRDDLDEKQELVSNQQHLKLKASLTANFEDSSFVSISTDFSESMTSESQNKWTHLTEFEINGLKRLVEKLESLPEHKKCVPEGLENPLGLLEDMKVLLKEHADDDPKLAITGLPIVFWPKKSMKARPPHRPKPKMVTSPASAPKPTTGRGGASTSSARRRRTRCRKCEACLRSECGECHFCKDMKKFGGPGRMKQSCIMRQCIAPVLPHTAVCAVCGEAGKEDTVEEEEEKFHYMLMECSICNEIVHPHCLKVKDSSGVVNDELPNCWECPKCNHAGKTGKQKRGPGFKYASNLPGSLLKESRPCRDVKEEPDTPSPSSTLYTKRKAERDEEFLKKRPPLLSLDGSPRSRQEENPLRKKRKLFDTQDEPVDVKRKLPKLDEPLTAKLLRHIKTENDQEDGFSFHRIHVTSGKLLDNREEDDDKEERKEDNSKVLQSLPRRTLTTGQSEHFKSTSLGGSSSEEDEEKTSEISSPKLKARYQRRHVKSEDGVVHQNNSVDQFQSKLKAEDGTTKTEVSNRNRKTVKSEELPSNQNHRPVKAEPENDDAAASDPRWPLNNGSGDLGGWLRHRRETNGTPRRHSPLKWNRNPTPGPLSPRPLPYHSPPKCIQMERHVIRPPPISPPPDRLLLNDGKEHVMRRESWMSVFDHLALRDLCVCMRVCRTWNRWCCDKRLWKRINLNRCKSITPLMLSGIIRRQPVILDLSWTNISKKQLSWLINRLPGLRVLLLSGCSWAAVSALCTSCCPLLKTLDVQWVEGLKDAQMKDLLSPTTDNRPGQMDNRSKLRNVEDLRLAGLDVTDTTLRLIIRHMAALSKLDLSYCNHVTDHSVNILTAAGTTTRDSLTDVNLSVCNRVTDQSLSYFKRCGSIRHIDLRFCKQVSREGCRRFVAEMSVSVQFELIDDKLLQRIQTAACD; encoded by the exons ATGTGGCCTTCATATCTAAAGCAGAGCCAAACAGAAGGCACCAACATGATCTCAGAGATGAAATATCCCAAAGTGCAAAG ATATTGTTTGATGAGTGTAAAAGGCTGCTATACCGACTTCCACATTGATTTTGGGGGAACCTCAGTGTGGTATCATGTCTTCAAGGGGCAAAAA GTCTTCTGGTTGGTGCCTCCAACGCTCCACAACCTCGCTCTATACGAGGACTGGGTATTGTCGGGAAAGCAGAGCGACATTTTCCTTGGAGATCGTGCTGATGGCTGCCAGAGAGTGGAACTCAGGCAGGGATATACTTTCTTTATCCCGTCTG GTTGGATTCATGCAGTGTACACACCTGAGGACACGCTAGTTTTCGGCGGCAACATTCTGCACAGCTTTAACATTCCTATGCAGCTCACCATCCACGAGATCGAGAACCGTACAAAG GTTCACTCCAAATTCCGTTTCCCCTTCTACTACGAGATGTGTTGGTACGTCTTGGAGAGATACATTCACTGCCTGAGCAAACGGTCCTACCTTTCTCAGGACATCAATAAGGAGCCTTTATTCATGG ACTACGAGACAAAAGTCGACATGGGAAGCCCCTGTTCCGATTCAAGAAGTCGGGACAATGAGGAGGACTGGTGTGATTCACAGCTGCGGGATGACCTGGATGAAAAACAGGAGTTGGTTTCCAACCAGCAGCACCTGAAACTGAAAGCCAGTTTGACCGCAAACTTTGAGGACAGTTCTTTCGTCTCCATCTCCACAGACTTTTCGGAATCAATGACCTCGGAGTCACAAAATAAGTGGACTCATCTGACGGAATTTGAAATCAACGGGCTGAAGAGGCTGGTAGAAAAGCTGGAGTCGCTACCTGAACATAAGAAATGCGTTCCGGAGGGATTGGAGAACCCGCTCGGTCTGCTGGAGGACATGAAA GTTCTCTTAAAGGAACATGCCGATGATGACCCCAAATTAGCCATCACTGGACTTCCGATTGTTTTCTGGCCAAAGAAATCAATGAAG GCCCGACCTCCACACCGACCCAAACCCAAGATGGTGACCTCCCCGGCATCGGCTCCTAAGCCAACTACGGGCCGCGGCGGCGCCAGCACATCGAGCGCCAGGAGAAGGCGCACCCGCTGCCGCAAATGCGAGGCCTGCCTGCGAAGCGAGTGTGGCGAGTGCCATTTCTGCAAGGACATGAAGAAATTTGGTGGGCCAGGACGAATGAAGCAGTCCTGTATCATGAGACAGTGCATTGCA CCTGTCCTGCCGCACACAGCAGTGTGCGCGGTCTGCGGAGAAGCAGGCAAGGAGGACACggtggaggaagaagaggaaaagtTCCACTATATGCTGATGGAATGCTCTATTTGCAACGAGATTGTACACCCTCACTGTTTAAAG GTGAAAGATTCCAGCGGTGTTGTCAATGATGAGCTGCCCAACTGCTGGGAATGTCCCAAATGTAACCACGCTGGCAAAACTGGGAAA CAAAAACGAGGTCCCGGATTCAAGTACGCGTCAAACCTTCCCGGGTCGCTACTGAAAGAGTCGCGTCCATGCCGGGATGTTAAAGAAGAGCCCGATACGCCCTCTCCATCATCGACTCTTTATACCAAGAGAAAAGCCGAACGGGACGAGGAATTTCTGAAGAAAAGACCCCCTTTGCTGTCCTTGGATGGGTCGCCTCGTTCGAGACAGGAGGAAAATCCtctgaggaagaagaggaagctcTTTGACACGCAAGACGAGCCCGTCGACGTCAAAAGAAAG CTCCCAAAGCTGGACGAGCCTTTGACCGCCAAGCTGTTGCGCCACATCAAAACGGAGAACGACCAAGAAGACGGATTCTCCTTCCACAGGATCCACGTCACGTCCGGGAAGCTGTTGGACAACCGGGAAGAAGACGACgataaggaggaaagaaaggaggacaaCTCAAAAGTCCTGCAGAGTCTTCCGAGGAGAACGTTAACAACCGGACAAAGCGAGCACTTCAAAAGCACCTCCTTGGGGGGATCAAGCAGCGAAGAGGATGAAGAGAAGACCTCAGAGATATCGTCACCGAAGTTAAAG GCTCGCTATCAACGCAGACACGTCAAGTCCGAAGACGGCGTCGTCCACCAAAACAATTCGGTGGACCAGTTTCAAAGTAAGCTAAAGGCGGAAGATGGCACCACCAAAACCGAAGTTTCCAATAGAAACAGAAAGACGGTGAAATCCGAGGAGCTCCCGTCCAATCAGAACCACAGGCCTGTCAAGGCGGAGCCCGAGAACGACGACGCGGCGGCGTCCGATCCGAGATGGCCTCTGAACAACGGCAGCGGCGACCTCGGAGGCTGGTTGCGACACAGGCGGGAAACCAACGGGACGCCGCGCCGCCACTCCCCCCTCAAATGGAACCGGAACCCCACCCCGGGGCCCCTCTCTCCCCGCCCGCTGCCTTACCACTCGCCACCCAAATGCATTCAAATGGAGCGCCACGTTATCAGACCGCCTCCCATCAGCCCGCCACCTGACAGGCTCCTTCTTAACGACGGAAAAGAGCACGTCATGCGACGCGAGTCTTGGATGTCCGTCTTCGATCACCTGGCCCTCCGAGATCTCTGCGTTTGTATGCGCGTGTGCAGGACGTGGAACCGATG GTGCTGCGACAAGAGGCTGTGGAAGCGCATCAATTTGAACCGCTGCAAGTCCATCACACCCCTCATGCTAAGCGGGATCATCAGGAGGCAACCGGTCATTCTGGACCTGAGCTGGACCAACATCTCCAAGAAGCAACTCAGCTGGCTCATCAACAGACTGCCAG GTTTGCGAGTGCTCCTTTTGTCGGGGTGCTCGTGGGCGGCCGTCTCCGCTCTCTGCACCTCCTGCTGTCCTCTCCTGAAAACACTGGATGTTCAGTGGGTGGAGGGATTGAAAGACGCCCAAATGAAGGACCTGTTGTCCCCCACAACCGATAACAGGCCAG GCCAGATGGACAACCGTAGCAAGTTGCGCAACGTTGAAGACCTCCGTTTGGCCGGCCTGGACGTGACCGACACGACGCTACGCCTCATCATCCGCCACATGGCCGCACTGTCCAAGCTGGACCTCAGCTATTGTAACCACGTCACCGACCATTCCGTCAACATCCTGACCGCCGCAGGGACCACCACCCGGGACTCCCTGACCGACGTCAACCTCTCAG TGTGCAACAGAGTAACCGACCAATCACTGAGCTACTTCAAACGTTGCGGCAGCATCCGCCACATCGACCTGCGCTTCTGCAAGCAGGTGAGCAGAGAAGGCTGCCGGCGCTTCGTGGCTGAGATGTCGGTCAGCGTTCAATTCGAACTGATCGACGACAAGCTACTGCAGAGGATCCAAACTGCTGCTTGCGATTAG
- the kdm2bb gene encoding lysine (K)-specific demethylase 2Bb isoform X1, whose amino-acid sequence MAHAGERCAESGRRLRSICRRLYDENEDLSDVEEMVNIRGFSVEDKLANDNYTANFVHVMEAKDFTYEYVQREALKVPLIFKEKEGLGIIMPAPEFTVSEIKGLVGSRRSVDVMDVSTQKGSEMSMAQFVRYYETPEEERDKLFNVISLEFSHTKLENLIRRPTVVDQVDWVDNMWPSYLKQSQTEGTNMISEMKYPKVQRYCLMSVKGCYTDFHIDFGGTSVWYHVFKGQKVFWLVPPTLHNLALYEDWVLSGKQSDIFLGDRADGCQRVELRQGYTFFIPSGWIHAVYTPEDTLVFGGNILHSFNIPMQLTIHEIENRTKVHSKFRFPFYYEMCWYVLERYIHCLSKRSYLSQDINKEPLFMDYETKVDMGSPCSDSRSRDNEEDWCDSQLRDDLDEKQELVSNQQHLKLKASLTANFEDSSFVSISTDFSESMTSESQNKWTHLTEFEINGLKRLVEKLESLPEHKKCVPEGLENPLGLLEDMKVLLKEHADDDPKLAITGLPIVFWPKKSMKARPPHRPKPKMVTSPASAPKPTTGRGGASTSSARRRRTRCRKCEACLRSECGECHFCKDMKKFGGPGRMKQSCIMRQCIAPVLPHTAVCAVCGEAGKEDTVEEEEEKFHYMLMECSICNEIVHPHCLKVKDSSGVVNDELPNCWECPKCNHAGKTGKQKRGPGFKYASNLPGSLLKESRPCRDVKEEPDTPSPSSTLYTKRKAERDEEFLKKRPPLLSLDGSPRSRQEENPLRKKRKLFDTQDEPVDVKRKLPKLDEPLTAKLLRHIKTENDQEDGFSFHRIHVTSGKLLDNREEDDDKEERKEDNSKVLQSLPRRTLTTGQSEHFKSTSLGGSSSEEDEEKTSEISSPKLKARYQRRHVKSEDGVVHQNNSVDQFQSKLKAEDGTTKTEVSNRNRKTVKSEELPSNQNHRPVKAEPENDDAAASDPRWPLNNGSGDLGGWLRHRRETNGTPRRHSPLKWNRNPTPGPLSPRPLPYHSPPKCIQMERHVIRPPPISPPPDRLLLNDGKEHVMRRESWMSVFDHLALRDLCVCMRVCRTWNRWCCDKRLWKRINLNRCKSITPLMLSGIIRRQPVILDLSWTNISKKQLSWLINRLPGLRVLLLSGCSWAAVSALCTSCCPLLKTLDVQWVEGLKDAQMKDLLSPTTDNRPGQMDNRSKLRNVEDLRLAGLDVTDTTLRLIIRHMAALSKLDLSYCNHVTDHSVNILTAAGTTTRDSLTDVNLSVCNRVTDQSLSYFKRCGSIRHIDLRFCKQVSREGCRRFVAEMSVSVQFELIDDKLLQRIQTAACD is encoded by the exons ATGGCTCACGCTGGGGAAAGGTGTGCCGAGTCTGGCCGCCGGCTG CGTTCCATCTGCCGGCGGCTGTATGACGAAAATGAGGACCTGTCTGATGTGGAGGAGATGGTCAACATCCGAGGATTCAGCGTGGAAGACAAGCTGGCCAATGACAACTACACTGCCAACTTTGTGCATGTCATGGAAGCTAAAG ACTTTACCTATGAGTATGTACAACGGGAGGCCCTAAAAGTTCCACTTATTTTCAAAGAGAAAGAAGGACTAGGGATCAT AATGCCTGCTCCGGAATTTACTGTGTCAGAAATTAAAGGCTTGGTTG GCAGCCGTCGCTCCGTGGACGTGATGGACGTGAGCACTCAGAAGGGCTCAGAAATGAGCATGGCCCAGTTTGTGCGCTACTACGAGACGCCGGAAGAAGAACGTGACAAATTATTCAATGTGATCAGCTTGGAGTTCAGCCACACAAAGCTGGAAAATCTCATCAGGAGACCCACTGTG GTTGATCAGGTCGACTGGGTGGACAACATGTGGCCTTCATATCTAAAGCAGAGCCAAACAGAAGGCACCAACATGATCTCAGAGATGAAATATCCCAAAGTGCAAAG ATATTGTTTGATGAGTGTAAAAGGCTGCTATACCGACTTCCACATTGATTTTGGGGGAACCTCAGTGTGGTATCATGTCTTCAAGGGGCAAAAA GTCTTCTGGTTGGTGCCTCCAACGCTCCACAACCTCGCTCTATACGAGGACTGGGTATTGTCGGGAAAGCAGAGCGACATTTTCCTTGGAGATCGTGCTGATGGCTGCCAGAGAGTGGAACTCAGGCAGGGATATACTTTCTTTATCCCGTCTG GTTGGATTCATGCAGTGTACACACCTGAGGACACGCTAGTTTTCGGCGGCAACATTCTGCACAGCTTTAACATTCCTATGCAGCTCACCATCCACGAGATCGAGAACCGTACAAAG GTTCACTCCAAATTCCGTTTCCCCTTCTACTACGAGATGTGTTGGTACGTCTTGGAGAGATACATTCACTGCCTGAGCAAACGGTCCTACCTTTCTCAGGACATCAATAAGGAGCCTTTATTCATGG ACTACGAGACAAAAGTCGACATGGGAAGCCCCTGTTCCGATTCAAGAAGTCGGGACAATGAGGAGGACTGGTGTGATTCACAGCTGCGGGATGACCTGGATGAAAAACAGGAGTTGGTTTCCAACCAGCAGCACCTGAAACTGAAAGCCAGTTTGACCGCAAACTTTGAGGACAGTTCTTTCGTCTCCATCTCCACAGACTTTTCGGAATCAATGACCTCGGAGTCACAAAATAAGTGGACTCATCTGACGGAATTTGAAATCAACGGGCTGAAGAGGCTGGTAGAAAAGCTGGAGTCGCTACCTGAACATAAGAAATGCGTTCCGGAGGGATTGGAGAACCCGCTCGGTCTGCTGGAGGACATGAAA GTTCTCTTAAAGGAACATGCCGATGATGACCCCAAATTAGCCATCACTGGACTTCCGATTGTTTTCTGGCCAAAGAAATCAATGAAG GCCCGACCTCCACACCGACCCAAACCCAAGATGGTGACCTCCCCGGCATCGGCTCCTAAGCCAACTACGGGCCGCGGCGGCGCCAGCACATCGAGCGCCAGGAGAAGGCGCACCCGCTGCCGCAAATGCGAGGCCTGCCTGCGAAGCGAGTGTGGCGAGTGCCATTTCTGCAAGGACATGAAGAAATTTGGTGGGCCAGGACGAATGAAGCAGTCCTGTATCATGAGACAGTGCATTGCA CCTGTCCTGCCGCACACAGCAGTGTGCGCGGTCTGCGGAGAAGCAGGCAAGGAGGACACggtggaggaagaagaggaaaagtTCCACTATATGCTGATGGAATGCTCTATTTGCAACGAGATTGTACACCCTCACTGTTTAAAG GTGAAAGATTCCAGCGGTGTTGTCAATGATGAGCTGCCCAACTGCTGGGAATGTCCCAAATGTAACCACGCTGGCAAAACTGGGAAA CAAAAACGAGGTCCCGGATTCAAGTACGCGTCAAACCTTCCCGGGTCGCTACTGAAAGAGTCGCGTCCATGCCGGGATGTTAAAGAAGAGCCCGATACGCCCTCTCCATCATCGACTCTTTATACCAAGAGAAAAGCCGAACGGGACGAGGAATTTCTGAAGAAAAGACCCCCTTTGCTGTCCTTGGATGGGTCGCCTCGTTCGAGACAGGAGGAAAATCCtctgaggaagaagaggaagctcTTTGACACGCAAGACGAGCCCGTCGACGTCAAAAGAAAG CTCCCAAAGCTGGACGAGCCTTTGACCGCCAAGCTGTTGCGCCACATCAAAACGGAGAACGACCAAGAAGACGGATTCTCCTTCCACAGGATCCACGTCACGTCCGGGAAGCTGTTGGACAACCGGGAAGAAGACGACgataaggaggaaagaaaggaggacaaCTCAAAAGTCCTGCAGAGTCTTCCGAGGAGAACGTTAACAACCGGACAAAGCGAGCACTTCAAAAGCACCTCCTTGGGGGGATCAAGCAGCGAAGAGGATGAAGAGAAGACCTCAGAGATATCGTCACCGAAGTTAAAG GCTCGCTATCAACGCAGACACGTCAAGTCCGAAGACGGCGTCGTCCACCAAAACAATTCGGTGGACCAGTTTCAAAGTAAGCTAAAGGCGGAAGATGGCACCACCAAAACCGAAGTTTCCAATAGAAACAGAAAGACGGTGAAATCCGAGGAGCTCCCGTCCAATCAGAACCACAGGCCTGTCAAGGCGGAGCCCGAGAACGACGACGCGGCGGCGTCCGATCCGAGATGGCCTCTGAACAACGGCAGCGGCGACCTCGGAGGCTGGTTGCGACACAGGCGGGAAACCAACGGGACGCCGCGCCGCCACTCCCCCCTCAAATGGAACCGGAACCCCACCCCGGGGCCCCTCTCTCCCCGCCCGCTGCCTTACCACTCGCCACCCAAATGCATTCAAATGGAGCGCCACGTTATCAGACCGCCTCCCATCAGCCCGCCACCTGACAGGCTCCTTCTTAACGACGGAAAAGAGCACGTCATGCGACGCGAGTCTTGGATGTCCGTCTTCGATCACCTGGCCCTCCGAGATCTCTGCGTTTGTATGCGCGTGTGCAGGACGTGGAACCGATG GTGCTGCGACAAGAGGCTGTGGAAGCGCATCAATTTGAACCGCTGCAAGTCCATCACACCCCTCATGCTAAGCGGGATCATCAGGAGGCAACCGGTCATTCTGGACCTGAGCTGGACCAACATCTCCAAGAAGCAACTCAGCTGGCTCATCAACAGACTGCCAG GTTTGCGAGTGCTCCTTTTGTCGGGGTGCTCGTGGGCGGCCGTCTCCGCTCTCTGCACCTCCTGCTGTCCTCTCCTGAAAACACTGGATGTTCAGTGGGTGGAGGGATTGAAAGACGCCCAAATGAAGGACCTGTTGTCCCCCACAACCGATAACAGGCCAG GCCAGATGGACAACCGTAGCAAGTTGCGCAACGTTGAAGACCTCCGTTTGGCCGGCCTGGACGTGACCGACACGACGCTACGCCTCATCATCCGCCACATGGCCGCACTGTCCAAGCTGGACCTCAGCTATTGTAACCACGTCACCGACCATTCCGTCAACATCCTGACCGCCGCAGGGACCACCACCCGGGACTCCCTGACCGACGTCAACCTCTCAG TGTGCAACAGAGTAACCGACCAATCACTGAGCTACTTCAAACGTTGCGGCAGCATCCGCCACATCGACCTGCGCTTCTGCAAGCAGGTGAGCAGAGAAGGCTGCCGGCGCTTCGTGGCTGAGATGTCGGTCAGCGTTCAATTCGAACTGATCGACGACAAGCTACTGCAGAGGATCCAAACTGCTGCTTGCGATTAG
- the kdm2bb gene encoding lysine (K)-specific demethylase 2Bb isoform X3, with the protein MAHAGERCAESGRRLRSICRRLYDENEDLSDVEEMVNIRGFSVEDKLANDNYTANFVHVMEAKDFTYEYVQREALKVPLIFKEKEGLGIIMPAPEFTVSEIKGLVGSRRSVDVMDVSTQKGSEMSMAQFVRYYETPEEERDKLFNVISLEFSHTKLENLIRRPTVVDQVDWVDNMWPSYLKQSQTEGTNMISEMKYPKVQRYCLMSVKGCYTDFHIDFGGTSVWYHVFKGQKVFWLVPPTLHNLALYEDWVLSGKQSDIFLGDRADGCQRVELRQGYTFFIPSGWIHAVYTPEDTLVFGGNILHSFNIPMQLTIHEIENRTKVHSKFRFPFYYEMCWYVLERYIHCLSKRSYLSQDINKEPLFMDYETKVDMGSPCSDSRSRDNEEDWCDSQLRDDLDEKQELVSNQQHLKLKASLTANFEDSSFVSISTDFSESMTSESQNKWTHLTEFEINGLKRLVEKLESLPEHKKCVPEGLENPLGLLEDMKVLLKEHADDDPKLAITGLPIVFWPKKSMKARPPHRPKPKMVTSPASAPKPTTGRGGASTSSARRRRTRCRKCEACLRSECGECHFCKDMKKFGGPGRMKQSCIMRQCIAPVLPHTAVCAVCGEAGKEDTVEEEEEKFHYMLMECSICNEIVHPHCLKVKDSSGVVNDELPNCWECPKCNHAGKTGKQKRGPGFKYASNLPGSLLKESRPCRDVKEEPDTPSPSSTLYTKRKAERDEEFLKKRPPLLSLDGSPRSRQEENPLRKKRKLFDTQDEPVDVKRKLPKLDEPLTAKLLRHIKTENDQEDGFSFHRIHVTSGKLLDNREEDDDKEERKEDNSKVLQSLPRRTLTTGQSEHFKSTSLGGSSSEEDEEKTSEISSPKLKARYQRRHVKSEDGVVHQNNSVDQFQSKLKAEDGTTKTEVSNRNRKTVKSEELPSNQNHRPVKAEPENDDAAASDPRWPLNNGSGDLGGWLRHRRETNGTPRRHSPLKWNRNPTPGPLSPRPLPYHSPPKCIQMERHVIRPPPISPPPDRLLLNDGKEHVMRRESWMSVFDHLALRDLCVCMRVCRTWNRWCCDKRLWKRINLNRCKSITPLMLSGIIRRQPVILDLSWTNISKKQLSWLINRLPD; encoded by the exons ATGGCTCACGCTGGGGAAAGGTGTGCCGAGTCTGGCCGCCGGCTG CGTTCCATCTGCCGGCGGCTGTATGACGAAAATGAGGACCTGTCTGATGTGGAGGAGATGGTCAACATCCGAGGATTCAGCGTGGAAGACAAGCTGGCCAATGACAACTACACTGCCAACTTTGTGCATGTCATGGAAGCTAAAG ACTTTACCTATGAGTATGTACAACGGGAGGCCCTAAAAGTTCCACTTATTTTCAAAGAGAAAGAAGGACTAGGGATCAT AATGCCTGCTCCGGAATTTACTGTGTCAGAAATTAAAGGCTTGGTTG GCAGCCGTCGCTCCGTGGACGTGATGGACGTGAGCACTCAGAAGGGCTCAGAAATGAGCATGGCCCAGTTTGTGCGCTACTACGAGACGCCGGAAGAAGAACGTGACAAATTATTCAATGTGATCAGCTTGGAGTTCAGCCACACAAAGCTGGAAAATCTCATCAGGAGACCCACTGTG GTTGATCAGGTCGACTGGGTGGACAACATGTGGCCTTCATATCTAAAGCAGAGCCAAACAGAAGGCACCAACATGATCTCAGAGATGAAATATCCCAAAGTGCAAAG ATATTGTTTGATGAGTGTAAAAGGCTGCTATACCGACTTCCACATTGATTTTGGGGGAACCTCAGTGTGGTATCATGTCTTCAAGGGGCAAAAA GTCTTCTGGTTGGTGCCTCCAACGCTCCACAACCTCGCTCTATACGAGGACTGGGTATTGTCGGGAAAGCAGAGCGACATTTTCCTTGGAGATCGTGCTGATGGCTGCCAGAGAGTGGAACTCAGGCAGGGATATACTTTCTTTATCCCGTCTG GTTGGATTCATGCAGTGTACACACCTGAGGACACGCTAGTTTTCGGCGGCAACATTCTGCACAGCTTTAACATTCCTATGCAGCTCACCATCCACGAGATCGAGAACCGTACAAAG GTTCACTCCAAATTCCGTTTCCCCTTCTACTACGAGATGTGTTGGTACGTCTTGGAGAGATACATTCACTGCCTGAGCAAACGGTCCTACCTTTCTCAGGACATCAATAAGGAGCCTTTATTCATGG ACTACGAGACAAAAGTCGACATGGGAAGCCCCTGTTCCGATTCAAGAAGTCGGGACAATGAGGAGGACTGGTGTGATTCACAGCTGCGGGATGACCTGGATGAAAAACAGGAGTTGGTTTCCAACCAGCAGCACCTGAAACTGAAAGCCAGTTTGACCGCAAACTTTGAGGACAGTTCTTTCGTCTCCATCTCCACAGACTTTTCGGAATCAATGACCTCGGAGTCACAAAATAAGTGGACTCATCTGACGGAATTTGAAATCAACGGGCTGAAGAGGCTGGTAGAAAAGCTGGAGTCGCTACCTGAACATAAGAAATGCGTTCCGGAGGGATTGGAGAACCCGCTCGGTCTGCTGGAGGACATGAAA GTTCTCTTAAAGGAACATGCCGATGATGACCCCAAATTAGCCATCACTGGACTTCCGATTGTTTTCTGGCCAAAGAAATCAATGAAG GCCCGACCTCCACACCGACCCAAACCCAAGATGGTGACCTCCCCGGCATCGGCTCCTAAGCCAACTACGGGCCGCGGCGGCGCCAGCACATCGAGCGCCAGGAGAAGGCGCACCCGCTGCCGCAAATGCGAGGCCTGCCTGCGAAGCGAGTGTGGCGAGTGCCATTTCTGCAAGGACATGAAGAAATTTGGTGGGCCAGGACGAATGAAGCAGTCCTGTATCATGAGACAGTGCATTGCA CCTGTCCTGCCGCACACAGCAGTGTGCGCGGTCTGCGGAGAAGCAGGCAAGGAGGACACggtggaggaagaagaggaaaagtTCCACTATATGCTGATGGAATGCTCTATTTGCAACGAGATTGTACACCCTCACTGTTTAAAG GTGAAAGATTCCAGCGGTGTTGTCAATGATGAGCTGCCCAACTGCTGGGAATGTCCCAAATGTAACCACGCTGGCAAAACTGGGAAA CAAAAACGAGGTCCCGGATTCAAGTACGCGTCAAACCTTCCCGGGTCGCTACTGAAAGAGTCGCGTCCATGCCGGGATGTTAAAGAAGAGCCCGATACGCCCTCTCCATCATCGACTCTTTATACCAAGAGAAAAGCCGAACGGGACGAGGAATTTCTGAAGAAAAGACCCCCTTTGCTGTCCTTGGATGGGTCGCCTCGTTCGAGACAGGAGGAAAATCCtctgaggaagaagaggaagctcTTTGACACGCAAGACGAGCCCGTCGACGTCAAAAGAAAG CTCCCAAAGCTGGACGAGCCTTTGACCGCCAAGCTGTTGCGCCACATCAAAACGGAGAACGACCAAGAAGACGGATTCTCCTTCCACAGGATCCACGTCACGTCCGGGAAGCTGTTGGACAACCGGGAAGAAGACGACgataaggaggaaagaaaggaggacaaCTCAAAAGTCCTGCAGAGTCTTCCGAGGAGAACGTTAACAACCGGACAAAGCGAGCACTTCAAAAGCACCTCCTTGGGGGGATCAAGCAGCGAAGAGGATGAAGAGAAGACCTCAGAGATATCGTCACCGAAGTTAAAG GCTCGCTATCAACGCAGACACGTCAAGTCCGAAGACGGCGTCGTCCACCAAAACAATTCGGTGGACCAGTTTCAAAGTAAGCTAAAGGCGGAAGATGGCACCACCAAAACCGAAGTTTCCAATAGAAACAGAAAGACGGTGAAATCCGAGGAGCTCCCGTCCAATCAGAACCACAGGCCTGTCAAGGCGGAGCCCGAGAACGACGACGCGGCGGCGTCCGATCCGAGATGGCCTCTGAACAACGGCAGCGGCGACCTCGGAGGCTGGTTGCGACACAGGCGGGAAACCAACGGGACGCCGCGCCGCCACTCCCCCCTCAAATGGAACCGGAACCCCACCCCGGGGCCCCTCTCTCCCCGCCCGCTGCCTTACCACTCGCCACCCAAATGCATTCAAATGGAGCGCCACGTTATCAGACCGCCTCCCATCAGCCCGCCACCTGACAGGCTCCTTCTTAACGACGGAAAAGAGCACGTCATGCGACGCGAGTCTTGGATGTCCGTCTTCGATCACCTGGCCCTCCGAGATCTCTGCGTTTGTATGCGCGTGTGCAGGACGTGGAACCGATG GTGCTGCGACAAGAGGCTGTGGAAGCGCATCAATTTGAACCGCTGCAAGTCCATCACACCCCTCATGCTAAGCGGGATCATCAGGAGGCAACCGGTCATTCTGGACCTGAGCTGGACCAACATCTCCAAGAAGCAACTCAGCTGGCTCATCAACAGACTGCCAG ATTAG